ttttttgctgtgatggcagagctgaattttcatctgccattactctagtcttcaatgtcacataatccttcagaaatcaaaattattctttgctatcacagtaataaattacatttaaaaacgtagtacaataaaaaaaatcattctattaaattgtaaaaatatttcacagtatcactgtttttattttatcaaatgaatgcaaaTTTTGTGAGCATAAAGATACTGcttacaaaaacttttattactgctttaaaatatattaaaaataaatattggtaaatattagaaaaatataaatttaggtaattattgataattaaaaatttttacttatataaaacttaaataaattaaatgttattacattttttacattaaattctgTTGGCTAAAACTTAAGGTGAAaactaaatattacataaatatacaagtaataaatgtattacatatttagatacattaaatatgtaaaatattttagttaaattattattgaGCAAAACTATCACGTGACTTTTGTGGTATTAAACGTTAACGATTAACCTGTCTATCAGACAGCCAGGTCGATCAGTGCCAGTGGTCACTGCTTTTCACACTGTAGCATAGTGAAGCATCATGCACCAAAATGCACCATCATCCATCATGCACCACAAAGCTTCTATCACTACCTGGTCGAATCGATCTAGGTCATCATCATAGATCTGGAGCTCCATGCCTCTGTAGCCTTTCTGGAAGCTGCGTCCTTTGGGCATCTCCACATCCATGGGACAGACATACTCTTCATTATCCTCTTGCTTCTTCTTCCTACCAAACCCTCCAAACGCCAGCTTGTGTGGCTATATTTGACACAgacagcatttaaaataaaaatatgtcagCATTTGAACtacaaaatgaatgaaacataaGCAAGTTCTGCAGTAGATGGTCTGGAGATCATACCTTGACTTTAGCCGTGGCGGTGAGTAAGGTGTAGTCTGGATTCTCTAAACACTCCTGTTTGAGTTGCTGAGCCTCAGAACCCACCAGCAGGTTGAAGTGAGTAGCCAGATGCCTCCGCAGCAGAGTCTTGTTGGGGGGAATATTCAGCAGCAAAGCCATTGTCTCCACATTGAAGCGAGGTTCCAGCACCTGAAACCACAAACAAAATTATGCCCATTTGATAAGAAAAAAATTGCacttttgcagatgcttttatctcaGCTATATTTCCACTTTAGCAACCTGGGGTTAACTCCtatgatataaatgcatttcacagatgcttttatccaatgtGACTAACATTGCATTCAAGGCACACATTTAATCACTTCTtgctttccctgggaatcaaacctatgACCTTGCTAGCATCCTGGTTTATGGATCAACCCTTTCAAGCGATTAACTTACAACTTTTCAGGTTTCTAGTACAAATTTGAACCATTCCAACCAATAACCTTAACTAGCACAGTCATTCACTCACCATCAGTCCTCCATGTACTCCACTGCCCCTCAAGTTGGGTGCATATTCAGCCAGGTCAGCAGACCGCAGCCATTCCATCACACGGTGGTTGGTCCACTGAGAGACCTCAGCAGGACTTATGTTGTTCTGAAATAAGGATTgctaaaataagttaaaaaaacaaacaaaaagaaaaaacaacaggaTGGCACAGATTAGAGTTTGGTCTCTTTTCCTACCTCATCTGAAGGTCTTCGCCGCAGACAGTTGGGGTCGTAGCTGTTGAGTCGGAGCACCTGGATGGCTCTCTTAATACTGAGGTGATGAAGAACACTGCCCACTTTCAGAGACAACAGGTCATCCTGTTCAGCATGGACAGGAGAGAGTGGACTTGAAGCAGTTTACAATTCtcaaggatcacgtgacactgactAATGACTGGAATtcggctttgccatcacaaaaaattattacatttgaaaatttattaaaagagaaaacacacatttgaaattgtactaatttttcacaatattaaagtttttacttttaatcacataaatacagccttttttcaaaaacattaaaagctagtttaaccttttattcacagatttaaactttcatttatatGTCAAAATGCAATATTAACCAGGAAAAAGACTAACCACAGTCATATAGTGAAGCATCCGTCCATCCACACGTCCCTCGTCAAACTGAGTCTTGTACTGCGGGAGGCCAATGTCATCAAGCCATCCTAGAACAGAAGGTAAGGGGTTAAGAGATTCAACCGGATACATTCAGTCTTAGTTTTATAACAATTTTACAACAAATCTGATACTGCGGATAAAAAAACATCCATTGCTTACTTGTCACCCATTGGTAGTCTAGTTTGCTTCTGTTGTCATCTTCCTCTGAGCCCAATGCCTGCAGGGCCAGCTGCAGTTTCTTCCTGTGCAGAGGGTGTTTTATTCCCAGCTCCTGCATAGAGAGGGCAGAACAGTCCTTAAACATGAATTTCAGACAGAAAACTGATTATTACCAGAATTAAATGTGGTCTTAAACATTTCGACACCACTATATGCTCTCATTCTGATTGTGAGTAATAAGAGCTCACTCTTTCCAGATCCTGCTGGGATGCCTGCAGGAGCGTCTGGCCTGAGGCGACCCACTGCCTTGCCAAACTCACGTACAACCCCAGTCCCTGCTCCTGCATCCAATCACACACCTGCTCCCGGGACCAGCGAGCAAACGGTGTATCCAGCtcactgaaaaacacaaacaagcaGATCTTAAAAGGTACAATCACCATACAGTGACTGCTGGAGATATTTGCCACAAAAATGTCACACTGGCAACATAATAAATGAGATTTTAATCAGGAACTGAAACTCTGGATCAATAAGCAACCTGTAACTCTGTCACCAGGGTGTTTCCCAAAAGCAGATCTTTCCATTTTGAGAAGGAGCTTTATCCTGTGTCAATGTGATTACTGACCTGTTGGTGTTCTGCAGGTCACGTGACCAACCCAGCCTGGGTCCAGCTGTGGCTCTGACTCCACCCCGTTTAAACTCATTTTCTGATAAGTTATCATCCAGGTTGAATGTGGTTGATTGACTTCTTCTGAGCCtttaaagaagaaagaaaaagtcaAAGAATGTCATCAGTTCATTTATTGATACTGCATGCTTTAAATGTCCGACAAATTTGTCCACATTAGCTAAAAAAGTTTGCAACATGTAGGGtgattttgaatacattttaaaattttgttcatgtaaagaaaaaagaaaaaaaaaacttacatagaGGTTTATATTAAGTAAATCAgaacattcataataatattgcaatatgatacttatttttttgaataatatCACTTATAATATTTCTTTGAAATTAAagtattacaataatatattctttaaatattcagtatacagtattttttttttttacttttatagcatttattatatttattataattgaattggacagtttttttcattttaatactttttttagttagttttagtttttaatttcattgttttttctattcagctttaatttatatttcagatttaataattttagtactttttaatTAAGCCTTTTTCAATTAATAAAACcaatgtttaatagttttaggcttagttaacaataacaatgagGGACATAAAATATGCTAGATAAGGAAAGACGCCAAGTGTCTGAAACGTCCAACCCTGCAGCTGTTTTAGACTCACTTTCCAAAGAGTGCTTTGATTCCTTTTGACTTCTTCTTGCCCTCTGGAGAAATGGGGAGAGTGTGTGTGCTGTCACTGTCAGCTGACCTCTGCGGCATGCCTGCCAGATCCAGATGGTCAGTGCCATCCCTCTCTGTCTCAGCTgtgcaaacaaacacatacacaagaACAGAAAATGTCCTGTTGTCACCACAGCAAACTACGTTACCCATAATACCACAGGCAGTCGAGCATCAAATAAACTAAAGATTATGGGAAGGGAGAAAAAACAGGGCAGTTGTTAAGTTGGAGACCAGAGCAGTAAAAATGTCATGAATAACAGGaagtttaaaagaaataaagcccAAAAATGACAGCGTCTTCCTTGAACTACTGGAATCAGCATCATGCGGCAAGATTGCAGATGACTTCTCGTCTGGACTGAAGAACAAATGGATTTGGTTTATTTTAGGAGTGGAACCATGGAACAAAGTCACATGCTGACATGCAAGTGAACACAATGGAAGAAATATCATCTCTGTTATTGAATGAAACTAAATCCAGCCAGAACGTTCTTTCTTATGTTAGTTTGCATTTGAGGGGAACATATAGAGTTGTGAGAACATGGTCAGAATATTTGAGTGCTGGGTAATGTGGTCGAAAAATAACATGCGATGACGACAGAACCTCTATATTCTTCCTCTCGAAGGACTCACGTTGGCTACCACATGAGcccaattttaaaacaaatctatTTTGACTATTATTTTGACAAGAGGACttcaaaaaaaaatcatttaatatcCCCTCCTGCTatgaagaaaagaaatgaaaataaaccatcTTTGCTCCAAAATGTCTTCCTTTCTAAAGACTTCTGAATAAggcttaaaactaaaataacatttgaaaaaattagtTCCTTCCTACAATATTATGTTGTATACTGATTTTGATCATTTGGGTTTTCAGaattagtaaaatatttattgtatctgtgtgttttgactttACATGTATTTAATATACTGACATTGAGCAGGAGCAGAGTTAGAAATGGTAAAACATGGTCAGAGAACCAACTGATTATGTGTggaaatacatcaaggtaagggATTTTTCCTTGAAGGAAAGAACGAAATGAAAACACATCCAGGTTCTTTTCTCTCCTTCCTCAGAGAGGCCATTTGGCAGGTCTAGCCTGTAAATGGGTGTTTGTACTAAATTTGGGCACTCTTGACTCATGATGTTTTTATCTAAATttatttttggatgtttttttttgtttggtaattttagcttttttaaatcaACTGTAACTGACCATGGGCATATCGATTTAGAAGAAAGAAGTCGTACCCAAATTAGGGGCACTAGCAGTCCTCTTCCCTCCCTTAATCTTGAAGAATCCCCGTCCAAAAGAAGATCTCATTTTCCTGGTGCCGAAGCTGTCATCCTCAGCAGTACGAGAAGAGCTTGGGGATCTGGGTGGAAGAGTTGTGATCTTCTTGAACTCATCAAGTTCATCGCTCTAAAAGTTCAGGAATTAAATATTTCAGATTATTTTATAAGCTTTCATGTCAAATAAGCTTATGTATGTAATATGAAGAACATTccaataatataatgtaaattaaaatagatttattataataaattcaaatttaatataACAACagcaattcataataataattgtaacaatAATTATGATTAATGGGAGTATtactaaaaaaagagagagagagagagagagagagagagagagagaattacctCAGGCTTCTGATCTACTGTTAACGGCTTCTGGAATTTAAAATTGCACAGACTAAATCactttaaatattcaatatattgcATAACCCTAATAAAAACCTTAAAGATAAATACACTTTTACTGAAAATTTGAAATTCACCTTTTCACCGGCTCTTTCATCAAGGTTGCCCTGGTTTGCTGAATTTGTGACCTCTGAAGTTCTAAAGAATGAAAAGACATTATAACCATCACTCTTTCCAACATTCAGATGCTCATAACCACTTTGTAGCATCAAACCACTTTAAGGTTTCTGACTCACACTTTGAGACACAAAGTGGCATGAGTAGCATTTCAGGttaccacatttttttttaaaatacctgGCAAATCAAAATGTGCCATTTTTGTGAATGAACTCCACCTGACACACATACTCACTCGGGACTATCATCTAATGGGGTCTTCAGGGACTGAGTTGGCTCCTGACACTCTTTCTCACTACAAAGGACAAACACACGAGCATTGGGATGCAGAGGTGGTGGCAAAGCATGATGGGTAAGCAGTGGGGTGTATAGACGGACATGCACTGATGTGTTAACAGTGAGAGAATGACACTTTAAACACCATAGAAATGATGGGATAGTATAAATACGGTGACATGGTCATGAACTCTGATATAGATAACAGGCATTTCAAAGACTAGAAAGGATGAAAAGAGGATATGAACATGAAACACACGAATGGAAAATCCTTTAGAGGTGCTAACGCTGAGGATGGGATGCTTGAATGCTGTAACATAGGTGGGACGCTTTGGGACATAAATCTTGAGCCACagatatgatttaaaataatgttgGAGTGTCCAGATTTTATTAGATGATGATCCTGCATGAAAAAACAACTCAGCAGACAAAAAGATGTGTTTTAATGTCCTAAAGTGTACCTTGATGACTGCATGTGTTCCAGGCCTGAATCGTTGTCTGCTTTGTCCGGGGATGTTATATGTACTGTGAGCGATGGCACTTGGAGTGTACTGACAAATGTAGTCGCCTACAGAAGAAGAGAACATACAAAGATAATTCAGACCAGTGTATTCTCTACACCAGTATTTTTCAAAATGCAAACCCCTGGAGGTCCACCTTTCTAgcatacaaatataatatttaatataatataatatctaaaaCAAGCCTTTTTATTagggatttttgtttgtttgtttgtttgttttatttattgagcaCATTTGAAAACAACCATGGGTTGACAAAAGTGCTGTATTGAACATACATTTACCAATAAGGATattaaagtacattaatataaaaaaaggaaacgtTTTAAGTCATCGTCACCTGTTCAGGTAAAAATTTAGATCTGTAAGCATAGATTGAAAAATGGAAAGAGAAGGTGTtgtttaaaacacacaaataatttacaatttagaatgcagatttattttgtaatacaGGTATTGTTACAATTcacaaactatataaaaaaaaattgttcggtgaaaaacatctgaaataaaatctaaatattaaataaaaaaactttgcaaATAATTGCAAATCAAAACTGGTCACCTTGGTTTAAGTACTAATACcactaaaactaaagctgaaataaataaaaccaagctaaagaagatttttttataaatctaataaaaatgacagaaacacattaataaaatttaaatgcaatattaaaacaatataaaaaatgctatactagcaaaaaaaaataaaaaaaatagaataacacTGATTacataaattgattttattcacTCAGTTATCAGAGTCCTTGGCTCAAAACGTTCGAGTGCATTCATCATATTCCAAGGATCCATCACCTCTGAACAGTAATATCTGAAGATATTCAGTCACTCCCTGACAAGTGACTATCTGCGTCTTGGATCATCGGTGACAGTATGAGCCATAGGCTGACAAGCTGTGTGTCCTGCAAGTGTTCAATTTAGCCTTTAGCTTGAAAAAACAGAAGCAACACAACTTTGCGGAACTGTCAATCAGCCTGTGTTGCTCTAAATTAAGGATAATTCTAGTTTGCAGTGCAGTGATTTCAGATTatgcaagccaaaacaaaacataGGTTTTTAACAAAGATGCAAACTAGCCACAAACGGTGAACTGTATAACTTTGTGGGAAATATTATATGAATTTTTGGTCTGAAAAGAAAATTGTACCTCATTTTGACCCCTCACAGCAACTTCCTCTGCGTAAGAGAGCACAGACTTCTCCGTGTCCATGGAGACAGAGAGGGGGGTGGACATGGAGAGGGAGCTGTCACTATTGCTCCCATCACTGTCTCCTTCTTTGACTTTATCTGATGACAAACACAGGAGAGGAAGGAGATTTGATCATTAGCTCGGAAAACGGCACACAACAAGTACAGCCTGTCACTTAACAGCAACACATTAAAGGATTCAAATAAGTGGGtgaatgtataatataatataatatattaatttctcattattgcattagttttttttacacttttgtttttacatCACCATGTACACCTTCCacaacatttaatttacaatttaaataatgcattttttgtatTAAAGTGTTGTTACAGTTcactaattattaaaataattttgattaatgaaataaggctaagataaaataaaattataatataaatattagatgaaaacttcagcttaaacaaaactttaaaaaatttaatgaaagttagaaatgttgcctgacaactaactgaaataaaatgaagtgctaaaattactaaaactgaaataaaataaaggttattttgtttttattataaaaggaCAAAGgcacataaaattaataaaactaaatagtattcaaataaaaacaaaataaaactagttcAATTGTATATAAATTCAAAGCTAGTtcaattgtatataaataatacaaataatactaatTACAGGAATGACAAACACATTTCATTGACAACACTTTGGAACTTTtattaaaaagctaaataaatcacCTTTTCTTCCTTGTGCTGACATGACCATCTCTTGTACTTTCTTGTAACGCATCAGTGACTGTCGCAACTCTTCAATCTTGTGATCCTACACAAAGCATCATTAACAGCATTAAATGCCTGGTTCCTTCATGATTTTCAAAAGCAATGGGAAAGGAAGCTTATGACTTAAAACTACCTTCTCCTCATTTGCAGCCATCAACGACTCCATTGCTTTCTTCATCTTCTGTACTTCCATATCTGCAAAGCACAGGCTTAGTAAACTAAAGACTATTTCATAAACTCTAAAGGGCAAAGAAACATCAAGACTCAAGTCTGACATTAAGCATCACAAACTGTAGACAGACACATTGAAACTGAAATACAACAGTGACCTTCTGTGACAAATGTGAGAAATGTACACAACGGAAGCGAGGGGGAGCTTGTGGAGAATAAATGTGAGCGTATGCAACCACAGATAAGAGTAGATGTCCAGCCTGTTATGAGAAATATGAACATGGGCAATGCACTATAATGGATGGAAGGGGTGAAGAAATTAACTTTGGGGAACAGGAGGTGTTACAGTACGAGGTGAcaggcaaaaaacaaacaataatgtaAATGTGACATGCCAGATGGTGACCACAATCTGACTTTTGTCAGGGCTACAGCATAAGAAAGGATTGTTATTCATTACATCTTTCCCTTTCCTATAactaatatattgtatttttaaatccaTTAACTTCCTGTAATTTGCACTACTTTGTTTCATAGAAAAGCAAGCTTCATGAGTACGATGCCTAAACATGCAggcacaaaaagtaaaaaaaaatagtacaaagATTAAAAAGCTGACAAAGGGATGTATGTGTAGAAGGTAGACATGGAGTCCCCTTACGTTTCTCTTTGAGcctcttttttaatgtttcctcaGTATGGAAAACTGCTTAAGACAGAGTAATAATATTAAACgtgtatatatcaaataaaaatacataagagaaaacaaaaaaatctaaataataaaccAAAATCAAAATAAACCAAAACTAAATAACAAGAGAAAacaatgtaatacatttaatcaaaacaaacaataaaaaaaggcaaaaacaatgaacataaataaagacacattgaaataaacaaaaacaacaacaacaaaaatactaagcaaaaacttaaaatatcaagtaaaaaacaaaacaaacatcaaaagcatatcaaatcaaataacaaaataaactttaaaaaaaatagcaactGACTGAGCTTGATCTACTAcggattttatattaaattatttagtaCATCATCACAGAAACATAATGCATAATGACAAGACAAAACTAGACCCCTCTAGAGCATGCTGGGACAGGCAATACTGTGATTACTAAAAGTGTGAATAACAACAGCTATGCATGACCCACCTCTCTCTGTGCTGTCTAGGCCTGCAGGCGTTGGGGATCTGGACCCTGTCTCATCCTGCAGCCTCCTCAGATCACCATCTCTGCCATCCAGCTGCCTTTTCAACGTAACCAGCTCCTCctaaacattaaacacacatcTCACAACTCTGATCCAAAGTCTGGACGACGTCTGAAATTAACAGGTTAAACACCCAGTAATACCAAACCATGCAGTTACTAATTACTATCAGAGAGTTCAGTACATGGCACTTGCAAAATGAAAGTTAGACAtaattacttgttttttttttttaatagtacaaGCATGCAGATTTATCGGATTATGTCGCAAATaggcaaatattaaattaatcaattacaTAGGTGAATACCACTTCATCATCAAGATCACATTCAAGAACTTCATTCAAGAGTTCAATACATTGCCAGGGTGGTAGAGAAAACTACAGTAACACAATCATGCAAACCTCACACTGAGCTTTTCAAACCTTGTGACTTAACTATATATGCTACAGTAAGAAGCAGTAACAGAAATAGCTTCTTGTGCATTATAAAGCAGTCTGAAATTTAGCTCTCCAGGCTTAAACATCACATAGAGCCTAACACTAAAGCAGATCTTATACTGGTGCCACTGCTTAGAGAGGAGGGCAGATTTAATGAGTAGCTTCCAAATCATGATGAGAACTTTGTCTGTACATCATTGTGCAAAATGGAGGGCTATGGAGCTCACAGTCAAGCTGAGACAGTTAAAGGTTTGATACTGTAGTGAGTGACATGAGATAATAGGCTCATTAACAGTGGTCTCAGACTGTATTTTGACTctatatgtaaaatgtttaaaccttAAACTAAATCTAAATACAACATGCCAAAAAGCAAAGTTAcagagcaaaaaataataataattaaaaaaaaaatctctggatCACAACCAGAAGCAGTAACCACCCTGAGGTATTCCAACCTTGAGCGCCTGGATTTTTTGTTCCTTCCTCTGTTTCTCATACTGCATCTGGCCCATTTTGAGTTTCAGGCTAGAGAGTTTGGCCATTAGCGACTAGCGGCAGAGAGGTTAGCCAAGGAGGAAAAGGAAAATAGACACTTAAAGATAACAAGAAAGATAACAAGAGAGACAAAAGAAGAAGAGAATCCCTATGCAAGCTTAAAGATAGTAACATGTAGATGTTTTCACTTGTAAGAAACTAGCGTTGAAACTCACCTTAGTGGATTTCAGTTTCTTCTCATACTGTAACCGTTCATTCTCCAACTCAGAAATGCGATATCTCAGTTCATTAATCTCCAAAATCAAACCCTAAAAACGAAAAAGGCAAAAAATCTCCATAGAATTTCACAAAGTGTCTCAAGCATTTTAGCAACAacttgtttttctaaaaaaaaaaaatattattagtatttgtttaataatgtgaaatatactGTTGAATGGGTTAAAGTTAAACTGGCATATGTATGCTGTcgattaccacacacacacacgttacaataaaaaaaaaaaaaaaaaaaaaaaacagggtcaTTAATGTACAGaatctaaaaatattaataatcttttCTAAACACTCACAGATTATCATGGCAATATTCTAGAAACTATTTTGCTTCAAAGGGCTTCAAAGAGAAGCCAATTCTTAAATTTGAAATGGTTTGTTTAACAAACTGATTAggtattcaatatttatttacaagcataaaaaaaaacaagaatatagTGAAAACCATCCATTCAGCACTCAGGCCTTTCAGGGCCAAACTCTTTGTGAGGATGTCTAGCATTCAAGCGTGGATTTATGATTCAATAAACAACAGCCAGTTGTAAACCCTCATTAAAATACAGACGCTTGGAGCTGTGATCCGGAAAACTCAAAGGACAAATCagaatacactacagttcaaatttTTGGGTCAGTACAACGGTTTTCAACTGTGATaagaaatgttataataataataataataataataataataataagcattttataatgatttctgaaggatcatgaaacACTGACAACTGAAGTAATGAATcactgcttaaaattcagctttgccatctaagaaattacattttaaaatatatttatttctatatacatatacaatatatttattcaaaaaatgagttattttaatttgcaataatatctatcaaaaatactgttttattgcatttttgatcaattaaatgcaggcttggtaaacataagagacctctttttaaaacatttttaaaaaatcttaccagccacaaacttttgaacagtagtgtagatataaaatatttaaagctacAGTAGTTCGGATTCAGTTCAAAATCTAAAAAGACATATTATACTTTAAGTCTTAACAGGATAAAAAGACGACATTTTGGGAAACAAACTGGAGACTCGCTGAGACAGTAAATTATGTGGCAGCAAAATAACAGGAAAGAGCagaaattatttttatctttgaaGAATGTGTTGACCGACCTAGACCAAACACACTTGCCAGTGCACAGTTTAAACCATAAATAATTTGTCTATATGTTCAATAATACTCTAAGAAGAATGAAAAACACAATCACAAAGAAATGCCTGAAATGGAACGTTTGTCTCAATGGAAAGCTTTTCTGTGGCAGACTGTGAACACACAGGTGCAAAGACTGGTTCATCTTCATGACCCTAATCTGAAAACATCCTCTTGCTTTTCATCATTTTTGGATGTTGTCTGACTCAAAAACACCTGCTAAAGTGATAACAGCATTTCCCAAGCctaaataaaacatgttatgGACAAGAACCGAGACAAGCTGGTCTGGAGTTCTTAAGATAATAGCCTGCTTTGCATCTAGCATGAAATGATTAGATTTGAATgaacacgtaaaaaaaaaaacctttccggTTTGCAGTTAATTTGTGCCAAGAAACACCCACTTTGACAG
This sequence is a window from Carassius auratus strain Wakin chromosome 43, ASM336829v1, whole genome shotgun sequence. Protein-coding genes within it:
- the LOC113061576 gene encoding liprin-beta-1-like isoform X9, which codes for MMSDASDMLAAALEQMDGIIAGSKALDYSNGIFDCQSPTSPFMGSLRALNLLEDLRGILELMDTEERESLRCQIPDSTADSLVEWLHGHLSNGHISITGDVYQDRLNRLESDKESLVLQVSVLTDQVEAQGEKIRDLDLCLDEHRDKLNATEEMLQQELLCRSALETQKLELMAEVSKLKLKLTAIEKERLDFDDRFGDSEGLILEINELRYRISELENERLQYEKKLKSTKEELVTLKRQLDGRDGDLRRLQDETGSRSPTPAGLDSTERDMEVQKMKKAMESLMAANEEKDHKIEELRQSLMRYKKVQEMVMSAQGRKDKVKEGDSDGSNSDSSLSMSTPLSVSMDTEKSVLSYAEEVAVRGQNEATTFVSTLQVPSLTVHITSPDKADNDSGLEHMQSSSEKECQEPTQSLKTPLDDSPETSEVTNSANQGNLDERAGEKKPLTVDQKPESDELDEFKKITTLPPRSPSSSRTAEDDSFGTRKMRSSFGRGFFKIKGGKRTASAPNLAETERDGTDHLDLAGMPQRSADSDSTHTLPISPEGKKKSKGIKALFGKLRRSQSTTFNLDDNLSENEFKRGGVRATAGPRLGWSRDLQNTNSELDTPFARWSREQVCDWMQEQGLGLYVSLARQWVASGQTLLQASQQDLERELGIKHPLHRKKLQLALQALGSEEDDNRSKLDYQWVTRWLDDIGLPQYKTQFDEGRVDGRMLHYMTVDDLLSLKVGSVLHHLSIKRAIQVLRLNSYDPNCLRRRPSDENNISPAEVSQWTNHRVMEWLRSADLAEYAPNLRGSGVHGGLMVLEPRFNVETMALLLNIPPNKTLLRRHLATHFNLLVGSEAQQLKQECLENPDYTLLTATAKVKPHKLAFGGFGRKKKQEDNEEYVCPMDVEMPKGRSFQKGYRGMELQIYDDDLDRFDQMEDSEGTVRQIGAFSEGINNLTSMLKEDEFFKEISSSFPNASVKDDDSNV
- the LOC113061576 gene encoding liprin-beta-1-like isoform X10, with the protein product MMSDASDMLAAALEQMDGIIAGSKALDYSNGIFDCQSPTSPFMGSLRALNLLEDLRGILELMDTEERESLRCQIPDSTADSLVEWLHGHLSNGHISITGDVYQDRLNRLESDKESLVLQVSVLTDQVEAQGEKIRDLDLCLDEHRDKLNATEEMLQQELLCRSALETQKLELMAEVSKLKLKLTAIEKERLDFDDRFGDSEGLILEINELRYRISELENERLQYEKKLKSTKEELVTLKRQLDGRDGDLRRLQDETGSRSPTPAGLDSTERDMEVQKMKKAMESLMAANEEKDHKIEELRQSLMRYKKVQEMVMSAQGRKDKVKEGDSDGSNSDSSLSMSTPLSVSMDTEKSVLSYAEEVAVRGQNEATTFVSTLQVPSLTVHITSPDKADNDSGLEHMQSSSEKECQEPTQSLKTPLDDSPETSEVTNSANQGNLDERAGEKSDELDEFKKITTLPPRSPSSSRTAEDDSFGTRKMRSSFGRGFFKIKGGKRTASAPNLAETERDGTDHLDLAGMPQRSADSDSTHTLPISPEGKKKSKGIKALFGKLRRSQSTTFNLDDNLSENEFKRGGVRATAGPRLGWSRDLQNTNSELDTPFARWSREQVCDWMQEQGLGLYVSLARQWVASGQTLLQASQQDLERELGIKHPLHRKKLQLALQALGSEEDDNRSKLDYQWVTRWLDDIGLPQYKTQFDEGRVDGRMLHYMTVDDLLSLKVGSVLHHLSIKRAIQVLRLNSYDPNCLRRRPSDENNISPAEVSQWTNHRVMEWLRSADLAEYAPNLRGSGVHGGLMVLEPRFNVETMALLLNIPPNKTLLRRHLATHFNLLVGSEAQQLKQECLENPDYTLLTATAKVKPHKLAFGGFGRKKKQEDNEEYVCPMDVEMPKGRSFQKGYRGMELQIYDDDLDRFDQMEDSEGTVRQIGAFSEGINNLTSMLKEDEFFKEISSSFPNASVKDDDSNV
- the LOC113061576 gene encoding liprin-beta-1-like isoform X8, giving the protein MMSDASDMLAAALEQMDGIIAGSKALDYSNGIFDCQSPTSPFMGSLRALNLLEDLRGILELMDTEERESLRCQIPDSTADSLVEWLHGHLSNGHISITGDVYQDRLNRLESDKESLVLQVSVLTDQVEAQGEKIRDLDLCLDEHRDKLNATEEMLQQELLCRSALETQKLELMAEVSKLKLKLTAIEKERLDFDDRFGDSEGLILEINELRYRISELENERLQYEKKLKSTKEELVTLKRQLDGRDGDLRRLQDETGSRSPTPAGLDSTERVFHTEETLKKRLKEKHMEVQKMKKAMESLMAANEEKDHKIEELRQSLMRYKKVQEMVMSAQGRKDKVKEGDSDGSNSDSSLSMSTPLSVSMDTEKSVLSYAEEVAVRGQNEATTFVSTLQVPSLTVHITSPDKADNDSGLEHMQSSSEKECQEPTQSLKTPLDDSPETSEVTNSANQGNLDERAGEKKPLTVDQKPESDELDEFKKITTLPPRSPSSSRTAEDDSFGTRKMRSSFGRGFFKIKGGKRTASAPNLAETERDGTDHLDLAGMPQRSADSDSTHTLPISPEGKKKSKGIKALFGKLRRSQSTTFNLDDNLSENEFKRGGVRATAGPRLGWSRDLQNTNSELDTPFARWSREQVCDWMQEQGLGLYVSLARQWVASGQTLLQASQQDLERELGIKHPLHRKKLQLALQALGSEEDDNRSKLDYQWVTRWLDDIGLPQYKTQFDEGRVDGRMLHYMTVDDLLSLKVGSVLHHLSIKRAIQVLRLNSYDPNCLRRRPSDENNISPAEVSQWTNHRVMEWLRSADLAEYAPNLRGSGVHGGLMVLEPRFNVETMALLLNIPPNKTLLRRHLATHFNLLVGSEAQQLKQECLENPDYTLLTATAKVKPHKLAFGGFGRKKKQEDNEEYVCPMDVEMPKGRSFQKGYRGMELQIYDDDLDRFDQMEDSEGTVRQIGAFSEGINNLTSMLKEDEFFKEISSSFPNASVKDDDSNV